One genomic segment of Vagococcus intermedius includes these proteins:
- a CDS encoding CvfD/Ygs/GSP13 family RNA-binding post-transcriptional regulator → MTFRIGMEVNGIVTGVQPYGAFISLDDKTQGLIHISEVKHGFIKSIADVLAVNDEVKVKIIDIDEYSQKISLSMRALDPKAPISPYKRKTYFTNRKKKIGFETLEEQLPVWVQESMKELTGK, encoded by the coding sequence ATGACATTTAGAATAGGTATGGAAGTTAATGGAATTGTAACTGGCGTACAACCTTACGGCGCTTTTATTTCTTTAGATGATAAGACACAAGGGTTGATCCATATATCAGAGGTAAAGCATGGTTTTATAAAAAGTATTGCAGATGTTTTAGCAGTGAATGATGAAGTAAAAGTTAAAATTATAGATATAGATGAGTATTCTCAAAAAATCAGTTTATCAATGAGGGCGTTAGATCCCAAAGCACCCATCTCACCTTATAAAAGAAAAACATATTTTACTAACCGAAAAAAGAAAATTGGATTTGAAACTTTGGAAGAGCAATTACCTGTCTGGGTTCAAGAGTCTATGAAAGAGTTAACTGGAAAATAA